One part of the Parabacteroides distasonis ATCC 8503 genome encodes these proteins:
- a CDS encoding sensor histidine kinase: protein MSTVIDSNIFNTLVSNTFYSCPLGGAIYDTEGNLIDLNKAMFAHFSLADKHDFIIEHLFNNIVLTDSLKSSLRKGDAIICEEPVTFKVEPIYTDEQGLSGYTLWLTQQGEKETDRENKLLMGQLNESRILMRQALEDGKLAAYSFSFDRFSTCDKRHCNRCFQFYGTTNTLLDKNRFICRALSSVRKPEDSLDFFYLFNKIRDEKLSSHNVTFHLRNQDGTYKMYEISGKSMDIDESGTPHVIIGSIIEKENDELAIADHQKSKDLSLLKSTFLANMTHEIRTPLNAIVGFSDMLGLEDDPEMREQYISMIKENNTALLELINDTLEMSRIESNTINWSYEDVNPLAIMHDVYEYASPRISKNVRLILDDSPNVSLHTDKHKLMLILKKLLSNALRYTEKGEIHFGYQSLYPVSVQFYVSDTGNGIPKDKLGHIFERFVQLNEFQPGTGLGLSICKGLVTAMGGTIWVNSEEGKGSTFSFKLPITPPDTIS, encoded by the coding sequence ATGTCAACAGTAATAGATTCAAATATTTTCAACACTTTAGTTTCAAATACATTCTATTCCTGTCCTTTAGGAGGGGCTATCTATGATACGGAAGGAAATCTGATAGACTTGAATAAGGCGATGTTCGCTCATTTTTCCTTGGCGGATAAGCATGACTTTATTATAGAACATCTATTTAATAACATCGTACTAACCGATTCCTTGAAGTCATCTTTAAGAAAAGGTGACGCAATTATATGCGAAGAGCCCGTCACGTTTAAAGTAGAACCCATCTATACCGATGAACAGGGGCTTAGCGGGTATACGCTTTGGCTTACGCAGCAGGGAGAAAAAGAAACTGACAGGGAAAATAAACTATTGATGGGACAATTGAACGAGAGCCGGATATTGATGCGGCAAGCGTTGGAAGACGGTAAATTAGCCGCTTACTCATTCAGCTTCGACCGTTTCTCCACTTGCGACAAAAGGCATTGTAACCGCTGTTTTCAATTCTACGGCACGACCAATACTCTATTAGATAAAAACAGGTTTATATGCAGGGCTTTATCATCCGTACGTAAGCCCGAGGATAGTTTGGATTTCTTCTATCTGTTCAATAAAATCCGGGACGAGAAATTATCGTCTCACAACGTCACCTTCCACCTGAGGAATCAAGACGGGACTTATAAGATGTATGAAATATCGGGTAAAAGCATGGATATTGATGAAAGCGGCACCCCACATGTCATTATAGGTAGCATTATCGAAAAGGAAAACGACGAGCTAGCTATCGCAGATCATCAGAAATCCAAGGATCTTTCCCTATTGAAATCTACGTTTCTGGCAAATATGACGCACGAGATCCGGACTCCGCTAAATGCCATCGTCGGCTTCTCCGATATGTTAGGACTGGAAGATGATCCGGAAATGCGTGAACAGTATATTTCCATGATTAAAGAAAATAACACGGCTTTGCTCGAATTAATCAATGACACGCTCGAGATGTCCAGAATCGAGTCCAATACGATCAATTGGTCATATGAGGATGTAAATCCGCTCGCTATCATGCACGATGTATACGAATACGCCTCTCCCCGCATATCCAAAAACGTACGGTTAATCTTGGATGATTCTCCAAACGTATCTCTTCACACGGATAAACATAAGCTTATGCTTATCTTGAAAAAACTACTTTCTAACGCCCTCCGATATACGGAGAAAGGAGAAATTCATTTCGGATACCAATCGTTGTATCCGGTCAGCGTGCAATTTTACGTGTCCGATACAGGTAACGGCATCCCGAAGGACAAACTGGGACATATCTTCGAACGATTCGTGCAATTGAACGAATTCCAGCCGGGCACCGGGTTAGGGCTTTCGATCTGTAAAGGTCTGGTCACCGCCATGGGAGGTACCATCTGGGTGAACTCGGAGGAAGGGAAAGGTTCTACCTTCAGTTTCAAACTACCCATAACACCTCCGGATACGATCTCTTAA